The genomic DNA atagagcaggggtgggcaactccaggcctggagggccggtctcctgcaacttttagatgtatctctacttcaacacacctgagtcaaataatgaggtcactagcaggactctggagaacctgactggaCTTGGGGGGAGATTCAGCTgctggattcaggtgtgttggaccagggagactctaaaaGATGCAGGACATCGGCCCTCCGGGACCAGGAGGGCCCAGCCTGCTATAGAAGGATCTGAATATTAAGAATGTAATGCAGAGTTCAAGtggttcaaaacaaaaacgtaTTAAATTCATTCAGTTCTGTTataatgatatttattttaatggcctttgtctctttttgaCGTTACTTTTCCACACCGACCAGTTGAAGCAGCCAGTTTATCCACTGCAGTGATGTCACAGTTGTTCAATCTGCATGTgacttctttctcttcttcttctttttctgtgttttccacagTTGGGGACGTCGCCCCTCCACCTGGCCGCCCAGCACGGCCACTACTCCACCGCCGACGTCCTGCTGAGGGCTGGCGTCAGCAGAGACGCCCGGACCAAAGTGGACAGGACCCCGCTGCATATGGCAGCCGCTGAGGGACACACAGTCATCGTAGAGCTGCTGATCAGGGTGGGACTTCAGGACCGACTGGTTACAGTTTGTTTCAGTCGGCCATCTTTTCTTTACCTTTATGACATCATCAGGGGGCGTGATAGATTCAAAGACCAGAAAATAGTTGGACAGAATTGTGTTTTTGGCTCTTAGAGTTCATTTAATGTATATAGACAGAACAGTGGACAGAGCGGATAatgctaaatattaaaaataataaacaataaaagaacTAGTtgataatgaataaaaataattcgtttataaacaataaaaactaatttataaacaataaaacaacttgtttttttatatgcaaCAGAAACAACTTGTTTATAAACAAAGTTAACTGGTttataaagagtaaaaataactAGTTTATAAGTAATAGATTAACTAGCTTATAAATAATGATACAACTagctttaaaacagcaaatcaaCCAGTTTTTGAATAGTAGAACAGCTAGTTTATAAACAgtaaagcaattaaaaacaaactgtttgtaAACGATCATTTAGAAATgaagcctaaaaaaaaaaaaagagtcgagattaaaaccactaaaactttaaaagtagaaaatatgaGATGGAGGGcaagacaaacaataaaatcttaaaaaataaagtagttcaaaaaaagcaaaatttttaatGATCACATGGAAGTTTGTGTGAAACGACTAAACGTTGCATCGAGACTTTTACTCTTTCCTCTTAATGCAGACGACCAGATAAATCCATgcgaattaatttttttaatggtttttggtGAATCTGCCTTCAGAGCGGTGCAGACATCAACGCCAAAGACATGCTGAAGATGACAGCTCTCCATTGGGCGGCGCAGCACGGACACCACGGCGTGTGCGACACCCTCATCAAACACGGCGCTGACGTCCACGCGCGCAGCAAATTCGAAAAGACGCCATTCGACATCGCAGCCGACATCCAGAACACGGAGCTGATGCTGATGCTGCAGGTGAGAGGAGCTGCAACAATCAGTcagcttctcctttttctgctaaatttagttgtttttaattattactgCAGCTGCAAATCATCTTAAACTTTTGCTCTTCCTACTGGATGCCACATCAAAGTGCCAACTTAAGatctgcaaaaacagaataattataAAACTATAGTTTAATCCACTGTAGCagctaattattattaataattattattattacatgttTGCACTTAGCCAGGTGTTTGCTGGTGTTTGCTTACAGGAGAGCATGCAGAACCAGGTTAACATGAACCAGGTGAGCATGAATGTGGAGACGAGCAGCACCACCAACCAGCCACAGTTCATAATCCAGGGAATACCGTCCATCCAGGGGGTGAACCTGGCGGAGCTGCTGAACAAGGCTAACGCAGGTGAGAACAGAAACTTCACTGTTTAAACGCTAATAAACCCAAAATGAGCCTCATGAGTTTAAATACTGTCTGACCTGGAGAACATGAGGAGCTGAAGTGTTCGGAGTCGAAGGAGTGAAATTTGTTATTgtaacatgaaaacatgtgaaaaggtTTACATCAGGGGGGGCCGTTTCTGGCCCGTGGACTGATTTTGTGCGGCCCTCAACTACAgctcaaaaaatacaaatctgaacCGGTCCAGCACAGATGGTTGATCTGATGGAGATGGacactttttattaattttataaaattaacaatataattttcttacaataGAAATTGTAAAGAACGACACAAAGAATTCATCTTTGTGTTACCGAGCTCTTATAATTAAAAGaactaaaaactttttctgaacCCAAATCcgcttttgtttaatttattaaatttggctaaatatagcatacattttgaaaaaagggacacaaatcctgtttttaataaatgtatttattcaagtTCAAAAGGAACTGAAAACTagatttttaatgcagaaactTGCAAAATCCTTGTTACATCTATGGCTCATATGTagcaaatattattattttatatttagtctagatttatgtttatttgattatttatctATTATTACCAGTAACACttgtattttgtgtatttttttatatgtactCATTGTACATTGTTGCTTTTGTGCGATGACAATAACTCTAGTAAAATCTATtttgtgcaggaaaaaaatcaggcttctttatttgcttgatgttagtttttataaatattttctttacttgtgagtacttttgatttaaagtttaagatgtataaatatttctttcagcTGGTTGTAAAGTCAGTGCCTCCATTTGAAgcgatctctctctctccccctccctttctctttctctccctctctctctctctctctctgtctgaaatgtttttgctctgcAGGAGAGTCAGAGGAGGCGATGGCAGCCAGTGCTCTGGACTCCAACATCCAGCATGCCACAGTGGTGAATGAGAGTGGTCAGCGGGTCATCACGATCGTAACGGACCAACATGGCAACCTTCAGACCACGGGGGGGATGTCCCAGCCCTTCTTCGTCACTATGCAGCACGGACAGCAGAGTAAGTCCCAGACTGAGAGCTGGAGGCTGCAGGACGGTTTATGCTCAGAtaattattagtttgtttttttttctgtcagtgctCGCAGTGCCGGCCAACACGGTGACGGAGGAGGTGGTAACAGAGGAGCCGCAGCCGCAGCCCTCCAGGAAGAGGAAGCTGGAGGTGACCAACAACCACAACGACACAGGAGAGACTGTGAGTAGTTCCTGTTCCCGTAgctgaattacatttaaaacaggGTTATTACAAAGCAAAAGACATTTGCACTCACATCTGTCTGTTTGAGgtgatttaattcaattcaatagTCAAAATGTCCctccagattttttattataaagcagggaattctgggtaaatacaaccaaaactaaTGCAAGCGTcaagcgctagcaggagaaatgagtCTTGGTCtttttccaaagacaaaagagaaatcctacaatcaCTAAAAcaacgccactccatttttgtttacatttcatgaagaagaaagttgagTTCTTGTCTTATTCAGAGGTTCtgatgttgtttccttcaggaGTTCTTGGTACAGCGCACCCAcaggagaggaggggaaaaaggtttttaaattaatttggattgtttgattcaatgtgaaagagaaaaatgtaacaaatgtagTGAGTTTAGTCCCCAATTAAATCGAGTCTACCgaactatcaggtgtgaaaacttcCTTAATCTAATAAACAATATTAATCTGGATGTGTGTTACATAAAtcatgttcaataaataattaaaatgtactGACCATGAATGTATTTCTGTtatgaacaaattaattttggAGATATTAAAGGTTAAATCAAACTTGCCCATGTACAGTACCATGTGGAACACCAAAACCGACTGACTGGTGAATGtggagaaattaaaaaagaaacagaaaacacactttGGATGATCTGGTACTGATGGGATTTTCTGTATACGTTTCAAAACCACCAACATACATCTGGATTTAAAAAGTTCTGTTCACTGTTGCCTTGTCCCACTGAGCGTCACGGGTCAGTTCAGTTTGctattttgactgttttcattGTAAAGGTTTCTTCTTCTCCGTTCttcaggagctgctgcagagacaGCTGCAGGAAGCTAACAGGAAGGCTCAGGAGTACCGGCAGCAGCTCCTCCGTAAGGAGCAGGAAGCCGAGGAGTACCGCATGAAGCTGGAGGCCATGGCTCAGAGTCAGGCCAACACCAGCAACGGCAACGCCGCGGCCGGCACCAACGCCGCCAGCCCAGAGGAGGTGGTGGGaggggaggatgaggaggagggcGCCACCGGCGTagtggaggaggaaggagagatgGTGGTGCTGCAGGAAGGGGGAATCATCATGGAAGGGGAGGAAGGTCAGGTGACGCTGGTGGAGACGGGCAGCGAGGCGACGCAGGTCAGCTCCTAACGCAGGAGGAGACGCATCGTACCAGGAGGCGGCTGATTGGACTCATTTAACTGAGACAGAGGGGAGGAGCTGACTCACCACAGGAAGTACAGAGCATCCGAGTCGAGATGGATTCCTTACTGAGAGACGGACCAAACAGGAAAGTTCAGCTCTGCTTCATTTTAAACCCTAGAAGGACTGGCAGCTGACCGTCGCTTCGATGCGATCCAACAGAAAGGGAAAAGATGCATGAGTTGACATGGACCTTCATGTCATGTTTGCTTTACGTTGCCATCCGTCTGCACAGttcaatgtgagaaaatgtgggAACGCTTCGGCACAGAGACGAACGTTTCTGTTCCTGATAGAACTACAATCTGCTTCCCTGTTCGAAATGTGACACAAGAAACTTAGACCTTCAGTCTGGCCTAATTCAAGATTGAACATCGGAGAATCGGAGCCACgctaggaaataaaaaaatataaaatcacgagattaaagtcataacattatgtgaataaagctgaaataataCAACAATAGTTATATTATAAGATTAAACTCatgatgagaataaagtcaaaatgatataaaaataaatttgaaataatacaggaataaagacaaaaataataagagaatAACGTCGTACAAGAATAGATTTTACATTACATGAGAATATAGTTGAAttaataaaagtataaatattaCCATTTTATTGTGGTAATATTATGTCTTTATTCTCATGATTTAGAATTTATCCTCATATTATTTTGATTCAGTTCTTGTACTAATATGAATTGTTCTCATATTAGgagtttattcttgtattatttttgacttAATTTGTGTAGTATTACTTCGTTTTTGGACCATTATGACTTTgatcttgtaattttatgactgaatcattttct from Gambusia affinis linkage group LG14, SWU_Gaff_1.0, whole genome shotgun sequence includes the following:
- the gabpb2a gene encoding GA-binding protein subunit beta-2a isoform X1 produces the protein MASTSGVAPPPYLYQTKHNNQEFLNGSSAGKSLPDYHTPLLKYGYRVYRVPKEMSLVDLGKRLLEAARKGNDDEVRNLMANGAPFTTDWLGTSPLHLAAQHGHYSTADVLLRAGVSRDARTKVDRTPLHMAAAEGHTVIVELLIRSGADINAKDMLKMTALHWAAQHGHHGVCDTLIKHGADVHARSKFEKTPFDIAADIQNTELMLMLQESMQNQVNMNQVSMNVETSSTTNQPQFIIQGIPSIQGVNLAELLNKANAGESEEAMAASALDSNIQHATVVNESGQRVITIVTDQHGNLQTTGGMSQPFFVTMQHGQQMLAVPANTVTEEVVTEEPQPQPSRKRKLEVTNNHNDTGETELLQRQLQEANRKAQEYRQQLLRKEQEAEEYRMKLEAMAQSQANTSNGNAAAGTNAASPEEVVGGEDEEEGATGVVEEEGEMVVLQEGGIIMEGEEGQVTLVETGSEATQVSS
- the gabpb2a gene encoding GA-binding protein subunit beta-2a isoform X2 produces the protein MSLVDLGKRLLEAARKGNDDEVRNLMANGAPFTTDWLGTSPLHLAAQHGHYSTADVLLRAGVSRDARTKVDRTPLHMAAAEGHTVIVELLIRSGADINAKDMLKMTALHWAAQHGHHGVCDTLIKHGADVHARSKFEKTPFDIAADIQNTELMLMLQESMQNQVNMNQVSMNVETSSTTNQPQFIIQGIPSIQGVNLAELLNKANAGESEEAMAASALDSNIQHATVVNESGQRVITIVTDQHGNLQTTGGMSQPFFVTMQHGQQMLAVPANTVTEEVVTEEPQPQPSRKRKLEVTNNHNDTGETELLQRQLQEANRKAQEYRQQLLRKEQEAEEYRMKLEAMAQSQANTSNGNAAAGTNAASPEEVVGGEDEEEGATGVVEEEGEMVVLQEGGIIMEGEEGQVTLVETGSEATQVSS